The Polymorphobacter megasporae genome window below encodes:
- a CDS encoding glutamate-5-semialdehyde dehydrogenase, with protein MGAAARGAAVLLAREEARAKADGVRACAVSVRARAGAILAANRRDLAAAPHLSPALIDRLTLDEARIEAIAAGLDAVAALPDPVGAVIAAWEQPNGLRFERVRVPLGVVGIIYESRPNVTADAGALCLMAGNAVILRGGSEAAASNAAIHAALVEGLESAGLPAAAIQLVASPDRALVGAMLAAHGLIDVIIPRGGKGLVARVVAEARVPVLAHLDGNNHVYVDAAADPAMAKAIVLDAKMRRTGVCGAMETLLIDRACPDAASLITALLDANCEVRASADLMPLDTRLILASDSDWDTEYLDAITAVILVDGVAGAVDHIARHGSHHTDAIVTADPTAAARFLTEVDSAIVLHNASTQFADGGEFGFGAEIGIATGRLHARGPVALEGLTTYKNIVRGTGQVRG; from the coding sequence ATGGGGGCCGCTGCGCGCGGGGCGGCGGTGCTGCTAGCGCGCGAAGAGGCGCGGGCGAAAGCCGACGGGGTGCGCGCCTGTGCGGTGTCTGTGCGCGCGAGGGCCGGAGCGATTCTGGCAGCGAATCGGCGCGATCTGGCGGCGGCACCTCATCTTTCACCCGCTTTGATCGACCGATTGACCCTCGACGAGGCCCGAATCGAGGCAATCGCCGCCGGACTCGACGCCGTCGCCGCCCTGCCCGACCCGGTCGGTGCGGTGATCGCCGCCTGGGAACAGCCCAACGGCCTGCGATTCGAACGGGTTAGGGTGCCGCTCGGCGTGGTCGGGATCATCTACGAAAGCCGCCCGAACGTCACCGCCGATGCCGGAGCCCTGTGCCTGATGGCCGGAAACGCCGTCATTCTCCGCGGCGGCAGCGAAGCAGCGGCATCGAACGCCGCAATCCACGCCGCATTGGTCGAAGGCCTCGAATCCGCCGGGCTCCCCGCCGCCGCGATCCAGCTCGTCGCCTCCCCCGACCGCGCTCTGGTCGGCGCAATGCTCGCCGCCCATGGTCTGATCGACGTCATAATTCCTCGCGGCGGCAAGGGGTTAGTCGCGCGCGTCGTGGCCGAAGCGCGGGTCCCGGTGCTCGCGCATTTGGACGGAAACAACCACGTCTACGTCGATGCCGCCGCCGATCCGGCGATGGCCAAGGCGATCGTCCTCGACGCCAAGATGCGCCGGACCGGCGTCTGCGGCGCGATGGAAACGCTGCTGATCGACCGCGCGTGCCCCGATGCCGCCAGTTTGATCACCGCCCTCCTCGACGCCAACTGCGAAGTCCGCGCCTCCGCCGACCTCATGCCCCTCGACACCCGCCTTATCCTCGCTTCTGACAGCGACTGGGACACCGAGTATCTCGATGCAATCACTGCGGTAATCCTCGTTGATGGAGTTGCCGGAGCAGTCGACCACATCGCCCGTCACGGCTCGCACCACACCGACGCGATCGTCACCGCCGACCCCACTGCCGCCGCGCGATTCCTCACCGAGGTCGACAGCGCGATCGTCCTCCACAACGCCTCGACCCAGTTCGCCGACGGCGGCGAGTTCGGCTTCGGCGCAGAAATCGGCATCGCCACCGGCCGCCTCCACGCCCGCGGCCCTGTGGCACTTGAAGGGCTTACAACGTACAAGAACATCGTGCGGGGCACCGGACAGGTGCGCGGCTGA
- the proB gene encoding glutamate 5-kinase, translating into MGPRLRGDDELNGGDDAIRQRVARFSPAQCPRLIVKIGSSLLVGDDGIVRRDWLAGVLADIAERRAAGQQVAIVTSGAIALGAQRLGLPKRGRASLEDAQAAAATGQIMLASCYAELLAAHDIQAAQILLTLGDLEDRRRYLNVAATLDRLLTLGVVPVINENDSVATAEIRFGDNDRLAARAGQAAGAAAVILLSDIDGLYSGDPRRDPAAALIPTVDAIGPEVEVMASAESGSGVGTGGMAAKIAAAKIALAAGIHLAIADGRVDRPLARFAATGHGTVFVAGPAARARKAWLAGRLTVAGRIFVDAGAVVALAAGRSLLAAGAIRVEGRFERGDVVEVVGPGGAVARGLSAYDAADAARIAGQRNDAQAGLLGYAPRSALIHRDHLVLL; encoded by the coding sequence ATGGGTCCCCGCCTGCGCGGGGATGACGAGCTTAATGGGGGGGACGACGCAATCCGCCAGCGCGTCGCGCGCTTCTCCCCCGCGCAATGCCCCCGACTCATCGTCAAGATCGGCTCCTCGCTCCTCGTCGGTGACGACGGCATCGTCCGTCGCGACTGGCTCGCCGGCGTCCTCGCCGATATCGCCGAACGACGCGCCGCAGGCCAACAGGTCGCGATCGTCACCTCGGGCGCGATCGCGCTTGGGGCGCAGCGGCTCGGCCTGCCCAAGCGCGGGCGGGCGAGCCTCGAGGACGCGCAGGCGGCAGCCGCGACGGGACAGATCATGCTCGCATCGTGCTATGCCGAACTGCTCGCAGCGCACGATATCCAGGCGGCGCAGATCCTGCTGACGCTCGGCGACCTCGAGGACCGGCGGCGCTACCTCAACGTCGCAGCGACGCTCGACCGGCTGCTGACGCTCGGTGTCGTCCCGGTGATCAACGAAAACGACAGCGTCGCCACCGCCGAAATCCGCTTCGGCGACAACGACCGCCTCGCCGCGCGCGCCGGACAGGCCGCCGGGGCCGCGGCGGTGATCCTGCTGTCCGACATCGACGGACTGTATTCGGGCGATCCGCGGCGCGATCCGGCGGCGGCGCTGATCCCGACCGTCGACGCGATCGGCCCCGAGGTCGAGGTCATGGCGAGCGCCGAATCGGGCTCCGGCGTCGGCACCGGAGGGATGGCGGCGAAAATCGCGGCGGCGAAGATCGCGCTCGCGGCGGGCATCCACCTTGCGATCGCCGATGGGCGCGTCGACCGTCCGCTCGCGCGTTTCGCCGCGACCGGCCACGGCACGGTGTTCGTCGCGGGACCGGCTGCGCGCGCGCGCAAGGCGTGGCTGGCAGGGCGGCTGACTGTCGCCGGGCGCATTTTCGTCGACGCCGGGGCGGTCGTCGCCCTCGCCGCCGGGCGCAGCCTGCTCGCCGCCGGGGCGATCCGCGTCGAGGGCCGGTTCGAACGCGGTGACGTCGTCGAGGTCGTCGGCCCCGGCGGTGCGGTCGCGCGCGGGCTTTCCGCCTATGACGCCGCCGACGCCGCGCGCATCGCCGGCCAGCGCAACGACGCGCAGGCCGGGCTGCTCGGCTATGCCCCGCGCTCGGCGCTGATCCACCGCGATCATCTGGTGCTGCTGTGA
- the obgE gene encoding GTPase ObgE, with product MKFLDQAKIYLRSGAGGDGAVSFRREKFVEYGGPDGGDGGRGGDVVFESVAGLNTLIDFRYSQHFKAGRGQHGMGRDRTGAGSDDLVIKVPVGTQIIDDDEDQTMLADFTKVGQRIVLLRGGEGGKGNAFFKTSTNRAPREFEPGGDYAEAWVWLRLKLIADAGLLGMPNAGKSTLLNAITNAHAKVGAYPFTTLKPQLGVVGHKGQEFVLADIPGLIAGAADGVGIGDRFLGHIERCRILLHLVDANEPDPVESYEIVRDELDAYGAGLESKDEIIALNKSDLVEPKVLAKKKKALEKASGKPVFVLSGATRDGMDAVLDRLVEAVGKAKAPAAGAAKDKAWTPV from the coding sequence ATGAAGTTCCTCGACCAAGCCAAGATCTACCTCCGCTCGGGTGCGGGCGGCGACGGTGCCGTCTCGTTCCGGCGCGAGAAGTTCGTCGAATACGGCGGCCCCGACGGCGGTGACGGCGGGCGCGGCGGCGATGTCGTCTTCGAAAGCGTCGCCGGGCTCAACACGCTGATCGACTTCCGCTATTCGCAGCACTTCAAGGCCGGGCGGGGGCAGCACGGCATGGGCCGCGACCGCACCGGCGCCGGGTCCGACGACCTCGTCATCAAGGTCCCGGTCGGCACGCAAATCATCGACGATGACGAAGACCAGACGATGCTCGCCGACTTCACCAAGGTCGGCCAGCGGATCGTCCTGCTGCGCGGCGGGGAGGGCGGCAAGGGCAATGCCTTCTTCAAGACGTCGACCAACCGCGCGCCGCGCGAGTTCGAACCCGGCGGCGACTATGCCGAGGCGTGGGTCTGGCTGCGACTCAAGCTGATCGCCGACGCCGGGCTGCTCGGCATGCCGAATGCGGGCAAGTCGACCCTGCTCAACGCGATCACCAACGCCCACGCCAAAGTCGGCGCGTACCCGTTCACGACGTTGAAGCCGCAGCTCGGCGTCGTCGGCCACAAGGGGCAGGAATTCGTCCTCGCCGACATCCCCGGGCTGATCGCCGGGGCCGCCGACGGGGTCGGCATCGGCGACCGCTTCCTCGGCCACATCGAGCGCTGCCGCATCCTCCTCCACCTCGTCGACGCCAACGAGCCCGACCCGGTCGAATCGTACGAGATCGTCCGCGACGAACTCGACGCCTATGGCGCGGGCCTCGAGTCGAAGGACGAGATCATCGCGCTGAACAAGAGCGACCTCGTCGAGCCGAAGGTGCTGGCGAAGAAGAAGAAAGCACTGGAAAAGGCGAGCGGCAAGCCGGTGTTCGTCCTGTCGGGGGCAACCCGCGACGGCATGGATGCGGTGCTCGACCGGCTGGTCGAGGCGGTCGGCAAGGCGAAGGCCCCCGCGGCAGGGGCAGCGAAGGACAAGGCGTGGACGCCGGTCTAG
- the rpmA gene encoding 50S ribosomal protein L27: MAHKKAGGSSRNGRDSAGRRLGVKRFGGQDVTGGCIIIRQRGTRVYPGRNVGLGKDHTLFATAEGVVVFHSGKLGRKYVSVDARPEPMAIAAE, from the coding sequence ATGGCACATAAGAAAGCAGGCGGCTCGTCCCGCAACGGTCGCGACTCCGCAGGGCGCCGTCTCGGCGTCAAGCGCTTCGGCGGCCAGGACGTCACGGGCGGCTGCATCATCATCCGCCAGCGCGGCACGCGCGTCTATCCGGGCCGCAACGTCGGCCTCGGCAAGGACCACACGCTGTTCGCCACCGCCGAAGGTGTCGTCGTGTTCCACTCGGGCAAGCTCGGCCGCAAGTACGTCAGCGTCGACGCACGACCGGAACCGATGGCAATCGCCGCCGAATAG
- the rplU gene encoding 50S ribosomal protein L21, with amino-acid sequence MFAVVRTGGKQYRVATDDKIIVEKLDGVAGDTVTLETLMLGDGGLVSAGGVTAEIVAQTKGDKVIIFKKKRRHNYRRKNGHRQQLTVLKIVSVG; translated from the coding sequence ATGTTCGCGGTAGTGCGCACGGGCGGCAAGCAATATCGGGTCGCCACCGACGACAAGATCATCGTCGAGAAGCTCGACGGCGTGGCGGGTGATACTGTCACGCTCGAGACGCTGATGCTCGGCGACGGCGGTCTCGTTTCGGCGGGCGGCGTCACCGCCGAGATCGTCGCGCAGACCAAGGGCGACAAGGTCATCATCTTCAAGAAGAAGCGCCGGCATAACTATCGCCGGAAGAACGGGCACCGTCAGCAGCTGACGGTCCTGAAGATCGTTTCGGTAGGTTAA
- a CDS encoding cytochrome P450 — protein MNIAFTPPAPVPLAKPLSRLRGAAQLLSDPLGMWTQRHFDEWVLSGKSLLGHITIVSDPASIRTFMLDHAANYVKDDLQLRVLKPSLGEGLFTVEGPAWKVQRRALAGLFTPRTVAGFAGPMAAAAVALTDRWARRGGRRLLQVDREMTQVTLDGLDASIFSGGLGGDRAQVHDAQSFVTAAGAIDPLDLFGAPAWIPRVSRLRAAPVRRYFDGLIDRLVSDRRALIAADPAAAPRDLLTLLFEARDPETGEGLTPAVVRDNVLTFLGAGTETTSSALSWALYLLSQDHAARERIEAEVDDVLGGRTVAADDVAKLVWTRAVIDETLRLYPTAPLIQRMAVAEDTLHGVTIPPGSTVVYAPWVLHRHRKLWDRPGEFDPTRFLPGAPPIDRFAYLPFGAGPRVCIGASFALQEAVVTLATIVQRCRLDLLPGAVVMPEHRITLRPKRGLPMLVTAR, from the coding sequence ATGAACATCGCCTTCACGCCCCCCGCGCCGGTGCCCCTGGCCAAGCCGTTGTCGCGACTGCGCGGGGCGGCGCAGTTGCTCAGCGATCCGCTCGGCATGTGGACGCAGCGGCACTTCGACGAGTGGGTGTTGAGCGGCAAGTCGCTGCTCGGGCATATCACGATCGTCAGCGACCCGGCGTCGATCCGTACCTTCATGCTCGATCACGCGGCGAATTACGTCAAGGACGACCTCCAGCTGCGGGTGCTCAAGCCGAGCCTCGGCGAGGGACTGTTCACTGTCGAGGGGCCGGCGTGGAAGGTTCAGCGGCGCGCGCTCGCCGGGCTGTTCACCCCGCGCACCGTCGCCGGGTTCGCCGGGCCGATGGCGGCGGCGGCGGTGGCGCTGACCGATCGCTGGGCAAGACGCGGCGGGCGCAGGCTGCTCCAGGTCGACCGCGAGATGACGCAGGTGACCTTGGATGGGCTCGACGCGTCGATCTTCTCGGGCGGGCTCGGCGGTGACCGGGCGCAGGTCCACGACGCGCAGTCGTTCGTCACCGCTGCCGGGGCGATCGATCCGCTCGACCTGTTCGGTGCGCCGGCGTGGATTCCGCGCGTCAGCCGCCTGCGCGCGGCCCCGGTCCGGCGCTACTTCGACGGGCTGATCGACCGCCTCGTCAGCGACCGCCGTGCGCTCATCGCCGCCGATCCCGCCGCCGCGCCGCGCGACCTGCTGACCTTGTTGTTTGAGGCGCGCGACCCCGAGACCGGCGAGGGGCTGACCCCGGCGGTGGTCCGTGACAACGTGCTGACCTTCCTTGGTGCGGGGACCGAGACGACGTCGAGCGCGCTGAGCTGGGCGCTATATCTGCTGTCGCAGGATCACGCCGCGCGCGAGCGGATCGAGGCCGAAGTCGACGACGTCCTCGGCGGGCGGACGGTCGCGGCCGACGATGTCGCCAAGCTGGTGTGGACCCGCGCGGTGATCGACGAGACGCTGCGGCTGTACCCGACGGCACCCTTGATCCAGCGGATGGCGGTTGCCGAGGACACGCTCCACGGCGTGACGATCCCGCCGGGGTCGACCGTGGTCTATGCGCCTTGGGTGCTCCACCGGCATCGCAAATTGTGGGACCGGCCGGGCGAGTTCGACCCGACGCGTTTCCTGCCCGGAGCGCCGCCGATCGACCGCTTCGCGTATCTGCCGTTCGGGGCGGGACCGCGCGTCTGCATCGGCGCGAGCTTCGCGTTGCAGGAGGCGGTGGTGACGCTGGCGACGATCGTCCAGCGCTGCCGCCTCGACCTGCTGCCGGGGGCGGTCGTCATGCCCGAACACCGGATCACGCTGCGCCCCAAGCGCGGATTGCCGATGCTGGTGACCGCGCGCTAG
- a CDS encoding alpha/beta fold hydrolase, producing MVRILIAALALFLTGGVASAAAVPVEGDYVVRDFTFASGEKLPELRLHYTTLGTPRRDAAGHVTNAVMVLHGTGGSGKQFFAPQFANALFGPGQPLDTSVYYVILPDEIGHGASSKPSDGLHARFPHYGYADMVAADHLLLTKGLGVDRLRLLMGTSMGCMHTLTYAEAYPGFARALMPLACVPVPISGANRQWRKLAIDGIKLDPAWAGGDYKVEPEAGLRTALSLLVAFGSAPVLMQHDLPTGDAVDAAVTARMARDMPLRDANDLIYQLDSSRDYDPGPKLATIDVPLTWVNSGDDLINPPELHLVEGAIGRVPQGRFVLIPASLATRGHGSHTSAALWKDELVALLARSGG from the coding sequence ATGGTCCGCATCCTCATCGCCGCGCTCGCCCTATTCCTTACTGGAGGTGTCGCGAGCGCCGCCGCGGTGCCGGTCGAGGGCGACTATGTCGTCCGCGATTTCACCTTCGCGTCGGGGGAGAAGCTGCCCGAGTTGCGGCTGCATTATACGACGCTCGGCACGCCGCGGCGCGATGCGGCCGGGCACGTCACCAACGCGGTGATGGTCCTCCACGGCACCGGCGGGAGCGGCAAGCAGTTCTTCGCGCCGCAGTTCGCCAACGCGCTGTTCGGCCCCGGCCAGCCGCTCGACACGTCGGTCTATTACGTCATCCTTCCCGACGAGATCGGCCACGGCGCGTCGTCGAAGCCGAGCGACGGCCTCCACGCGCGGTTTCCGCATTATGGCTATGCCGACATGGTCGCGGCGGACCATCTGCTGCTGACCAAAGGGCTCGGTGTCGATCGGCTGCGGCTGCTGATGGGCACGTCGATGGGGTGCATGCACACGCTGACGTACGCCGAGGCCTACCCCGGTTTCGCCCGCGCGCTGATGCCGCTGGCGTGTGTTCCGGTGCCGATTTCGGGGGCGAACCGGCAGTGGCGCAAGCTCGCGATCGACGGGATCAAGCTCGATCCGGCGTGGGCCGGGGGCGATTATAAGGTTGAGCCGGAGGCGGGGCTGCGGACGGCGCTGTCGCTGCTCGTCGCGTTCGGCAGCGCGCCGGTGTTGATGCAGCACGACCTGCCGACCGGCGATGCGGTCGACGCCGCGGTGACCGCACGGATGGCGCGCGACATGCCGCTGCGCGATGCCAACGACCTGATCTACCAGCTCGATTCGTCGCGCGACTATGATCCCGGGCCGAAGCTGGCGACGATCGACGTCCCGCTGACATGGGTCAATTCGGGCGACGACCTGATCAACCCGCCCGAGCTGCACCTGGTCGAAGGCGCGATCGGGCGAGTGCCGCAGGGGCGTTTCGTGCTGATCCCCGCGAGCCTCGCGACGCGCGGGCACGGGTCGCATACCTCGGCGGCGCTGTGGAAGGACGAGCTTGTCGCCCTGCTGGCGCGATCGGGCGGTTAG